A single Pagrus major chromosome 19, Pma_NU_1.0 DNA region contains:
- the hnf4g gene encoding hepatocyte nuclear factor 4-gamma isoform X1 has protein sequence MHIPDRNRNTDSMPTEQNLPGPDGVSSNCAICGDKATGKHYGASSCDGCKGFFRRSIRKSHVYTCRFSRQCIVDKDKRNQCRFCRLNKCFRAGMKKEAVQNERDRISSRRSIPDSQDLPPITILAQAESLSQQITAPVGISDISEQKSGSVGDVCDSMRQQLLVLVEWAKYIPAFGELPLDDQVSLLRAHAGEHLLLGVAKRSMPFKDFLLLGNGCVIHRNSPEAEICRVANRVLDELVQPFQDIQIDDNEYAALKAIVFFDPDAKSLRDPSKIKAMRLQVQMSLEDYINDRQYDSRGRFGELLLLLPTLQSITWQMIEQLQFIKLCGLAKIDNLLHEMLLGGLTSEPTHLHHQAHTQLAQDPLTGHTLVISTMPVAHTPLIASPDTPIPSPPQGAAPEKYKHFPQPLCPPASPSPSSQTDP, from the exons ACAGCATGCCGACAGAGCAGAACCTGCCCGGTCCAGATGGAGTCAGCTCTAATTGTGCCATCTGCGGAGACAAAGCCACAGGGAAACACTACGGAGCCTCCAGCTGTGACGGCTGCAAAGGCTTCTTCAGACGCTCCATTCGCAAGAGCCATGTCTACACCTGCAG GTTCAGCAGGCAGTGCATTGTGGATAAAGATAAGAGGAACCAGTGTCGTTTCTGCAGACTCAACAAATGCTTTAGGGCTGGCATGAAGAAAGAAG CTGTACAGAACGAGAGAGATCGGATCAGCTCCCGAAGAAGTATCCCTGACTCCCAAGACTTGCCGCCTATCACTATTTTGGCCCAGGCAGAATCACTGTCCCAACAG ATCACTGCTCCAGTTGGAATCTCAGACATATCAGAGCAGAAGTCAGGCTCTGTCGGGGATGTTTGTGATTCTATGAGACAACAGTTATTGGTGTTGGTGGAATGGGCCAAATATATTCCTGCCTTTGGGGAACTGCCACTAGATGACCAG gTGAGCTTGCTCAGGGCTCATGCAGGTGAACACCTCTTGCTCGGGGTCGCCAAAAGGTCAATGCCATTCAAGGACTTCCTGCTTTTAG GTAATGGCTGTGTGATCCACAGGAACAGTCCTGAAGCAGAGATCTGTCGGGTAGCCAACCGAGTGCTGGACGAGCTGGTCCAGCCCTTCCAGGATATTCAGATAGACGACAACGAGTATGCGGCGCTCAAGGCCATTGTCTTCTTTGACccag ATGCAAAGTCTTTACGGGACCCATCGAAGATCAAGGCCATGCGTCTGCAG gtccAGATGAGTCTGGAGGACTACATCAATGACCGTCAGTATGACTCCAGGGGTCGTTTTGGAGAGCTGTTACTACTGCTGCCCACCCTGCAGAGCATCACCTGGCAGATGATCGAACAGCTCCAGTTCATTAAGCTCTGCGGCCTGGCCAAGATAGACAACCTGCTGCACGAGATGCTGCTGGGAG GCCTTACGTCAGAGCCAACACACCTGCACCACCAAGCACACACCCAGCTGGCCCAAGACCCTTTGACTGGACACACACTGGTCATCAGCACCATGCCTGTTGCTCACACTCCACTGATAG CCTCTCCAGACACTCCCATCCCATCGCCCCCTCAGGGTGCTGCCCCAGAGAAGTACAAACACTTTCCCCAGCCTCTTTGTCCTCCAGCCAGCCCCTCGCCTTCCTCACAGACAGATCCATGA
- the hnf4g gene encoding hepatocyte nuclear factor 4-gamma isoform X2, protein MKYPPAPQSKSLLDMEVANYCEGLDPSYSTLGFENAEVLYGGGDSMPTEQNLPGPDGVSSNCAICGDKATGKHYGASSCDGCKGFFRRSIRKSHVYTCRFSRQCIVDKDKRNQCRFCRLNKCFRAGMKKEAVQNERDRISSRRSIPDSQDLPPITILAQAESLSQQITAPVGISDISEQKSGSVGDVCDSMRQQLLVLVEWAKYIPAFGELPLDDQVSLLRAHAGEHLLLGVAKRSMPFKDFLLLGNGCVIHRNSPEAEICRVANRVLDELVQPFQDIQIDDNEYAALKAIVFFDPDAKSLRDPSKIKAMRLQVQMSLEDYINDRQYDSRGRFGELLLLLPTLQSITWQMIEQLQFIKLCGLAKIDNLLHEMLLGGLTSEPTHLHHQAHTQLAQDPLTGHTLVISTMPVAHTPLIASPDTPIPSPPQGAAPEKYKHFPQPLCPPASPSPSSQTDP, encoded by the exons ACAGCATGCCGACAGAGCAGAACCTGCCCGGTCCAGATGGAGTCAGCTCTAATTGTGCCATCTGCGGAGACAAAGCCACAGGGAAACACTACGGAGCCTCCAGCTGTGACGGCTGCAAAGGCTTCTTCAGACGCTCCATTCGCAAGAGCCATGTCTACACCTGCAG GTTCAGCAGGCAGTGCATTGTGGATAAAGATAAGAGGAACCAGTGTCGTTTCTGCAGACTCAACAAATGCTTTAGGGCTGGCATGAAGAAAGAAG CTGTACAGAACGAGAGAGATCGGATCAGCTCCCGAAGAAGTATCCCTGACTCCCAAGACTTGCCGCCTATCACTATTTTGGCCCAGGCAGAATCACTGTCCCAACAG ATCACTGCTCCAGTTGGAATCTCAGACATATCAGAGCAGAAGTCAGGCTCTGTCGGGGATGTTTGTGATTCTATGAGACAACAGTTATTGGTGTTGGTGGAATGGGCCAAATATATTCCTGCCTTTGGGGAACTGCCACTAGATGACCAG gTGAGCTTGCTCAGGGCTCATGCAGGTGAACACCTCTTGCTCGGGGTCGCCAAAAGGTCAATGCCATTCAAGGACTTCCTGCTTTTAG GTAATGGCTGTGTGATCCACAGGAACAGTCCTGAAGCAGAGATCTGTCGGGTAGCCAACCGAGTGCTGGACGAGCTGGTCCAGCCCTTCCAGGATATTCAGATAGACGACAACGAGTATGCGGCGCTCAAGGCCATTGTCTTCTTTGACccag ATGCAAAGTCTTTACGGGACCCATCGAAGATCAAGGCCATGCGTCTGCAG gtccAGATGAGTCTGGAGGACTACATCAATGACCGTCAGTATGACTCCAGGGGTCGTTTTGGAGAGCTGTTACTACTGCTGCCCACCCTGCAGAGCATCACCTGGCAGATGATCGAACAGCTCCAGTTCATTAAGCTCTGCGGCCTGGCCAAGATAGACAACCTGCTGCACGAGATGCTGCTGGGAG GCCTTACGTCAGAGCCAACACACCTGCACCACCAAGCACACACCCAGCTGGCCCAAGACCCTTTGACTGGACACACACTGGTCATCAGCACCATGCCTGTTGCTCACACTCCACTGATAG CCTCTCCAGACACTCCCATCCCATCGCCCCCTCAGGGTGCTGCCCCAGAGAAGTACAAACACTTTCCCCAGCCTCTTTGTCCTCCAGCCAGCCCCTCGCCTTCCTCACAGACAGATCCATGA